Part of the Aquimarina sp. TRL1 genome, AATACCAATATCATGAACGAAATCTTTGAAATTTCCGATGGCGTGAAATTGTAATAAATTATAATATTGATATTGATAGGCTGCACTTCTGTATTCATCATCTTCGGTTACGAAATGGTTGCTCCAAAATAAAGATAAACGATCTCTAAGCTTATGATTTGTAAAATCATTAAACATCATTTTTTTTCCCTCGGCAATATAGTGAGACATTTCTTCAGGGGCATTTTCAAAATTATCCCCTGTCCAATACCCCCAGGAAGGGTCTGGAGTCGGAATGGCACTAATTGCTTCGTCGACTAACATATCTACTAGTGCAGATGGGTCATTCTGAGCAAGGGCATCAGTTACGTCATTTTTTTTGGCACCGAAAGCAGCACGCCTGTATAAGTGATTTATTTTACTTACATTCCATGGGTTTTCAGGAGTAGGAATATAGGGGTCGAGTGGATCTAGATTACAGGAAGGATTAAAACTCATGGCTGTATCTTTTTGTATTTAGTAGGTTATTAGTGATTTCATGTCGATGTAATGGGTAATAACGAAAATTTATGTTAATTATTGTGTTAAAGTTTTTTAAAAAATATGGTTATGTTGCCAGAAAGGCTTAAAAAAGGAGATAGAGTAGGTATTATTTCTACTGCAAGAAAGATTGATAGAAAAAAAGTATCTTTTGCAGTGAGCCTTCTTATGGAATGGGGCTTGGTTCCGGTAGTGGGAAAAACAATTGGAATCGGAGAAAATCAATTGGCAGGCTCAGATACTATTCGTGCTCAAGATTTTCAGGAAATGTGGAATGATCCTTCTATAAAAGCAATATGGTGTGCAAGAGGCGGCTATGGTACTATTCGGATTATTGATGCGATTGATTTTTCTTTAAAAAATAAATGTGCTAAATGGGTGATAGGGTATTCTGATATTACAGTACTACATGCACATTTACATACATTGGCAATACCATCTATTCATGGTCCTATGCCAATTGATATCCATAAATGTACGTTAGAGGCAAAAATGTCTTTGAAAAATGCAGTTTTTGGAACACCAATTAAGTATCAGATTTCTAGTCATAAGAAAAACATTACAGGAACTGGTGAAGGGGTTTTAATAGGTGGGAATTTATCTATTTTGTACTCTCTTTGTGGCTCGGTTTCTTCTATAGATACAAAAGACAAAATTCTATGTATAGAAGATTTGGATGAGTATTTATATCATATCGATAGAATGTTTCAGAATTTGAAACGAAACAAAATACTTGAAGATCTATCCGGGCTTATTATTGGTGGAATGACTCAGTTGCACGATAATACTATCCCTTTTGGGATGAACGCGAAAGAAATTATACTAGATGTAGTAAAGGAGTATTCATATCCTGTAGTATTTGATTTTCCAATGGGGCATATTAAAGATAATAGGGCGCTTGTTTTCGGTGTAAAGGCAAAAATGGAAGTGACAACAGATCAAGTGTTGGTAATGTATAAATAGATATATGGCAGAGCATAATCAATTAGGGAAGAAAGGAGAAAAGTTAGCTGTGGACTTTTTAGTCCAAAAAGGGTATAAGATTCTGGAGGAAAACTATCGTTTTCAAAAATCAGAAATAGATATAATAGCAGAAAATGAAGGATTGATTATTGTGGTTGAGGTTAAAACCAGAAGTTCTGAAGTTTATGGAGCTCCCCATGAGTTTGTAAAGCCTAAACAGATTCAATCACTAGTCAAGGCAATTGACCATTATATAGTAGAGAAAGATATAGATATGGAAGTTCGGTTTGATATTATTTCGATTATT contains:
- a CDS encoding LD-carboxypeptidase, which codes for MLPERLKKGDRVGIISTARKIDRKKVSFAVSLLMEWGLVPVVGKTIGIGENQLAGSDTIRAQDFQEMWNDPSIKAIWCARGGYGTIRIIDAIDFSLKNKCAKWVIGYSDITVLHAHLHTLAIPSIHGPMPIDIHKCTLEAKMSLKNAVFGTPIKYQISSHKKNITGTGEGVLIGGNLSILYSLCGSVSSIDTKDKILCIEDLDEYLYHIDRMFQNLKRNKILEDLSGLIIGGMTQLHDNTIPFGMNAKEIILDVVKEYSYPVVFDFPMGHIKDNRALVFGVKAKMEVTTDQVLVMYK
- a CDS encoding YraN family protein, translated to MAEHNQLGKKGEKLAVDFLVQKGYKILEENYRFQKSEIDIIAENEGLIIVVEVKTRSSEVYGAPHEFVKPKQIQSLVKAIDHYIVEKDIDMEVRFDIISIINKGGILDVTHLENAFYHF